From a region of the Salinispira pacifica genome:
- a CDS encoding sensor histidine kinase — protein sequence MSDNTGIGQLLVMQSVLINLPNQESIFEFITRGLRSLPAIQSVRMLEAEDNGRVQPHIDSPPADCILQIEPGEEGDPGIVAELNPDPEFNAYRPYLNNFFTMVRFIIRFKKQQAQLEWKNTELENALETENRLRSELILKEKILGLNPLSTIIAHEMSTPIGNITTISSSLKSITENLQNSVSEGLSKSQLLTRLDQMDHGFSDILKAAKQMSRLISRLQHLIDAGHVEPSSHFNLLQLCRDVCDMVVHNNGWKQHQMELQIEENLHICTDKGALAQILEIFLENALIHGYGNNNAADNMAGPIIIGAEQSGLKDISIWVQDFGTGIEAENLGRVFDPFYTTRLSQGRDGLGLSIAYRLTTQVLRGHVDVESSPGSGSKFSIILPGCRDN from the coding sequence ATGTCTGACAACACAGGCATCGGTCAGCTCCTGGTAATGCAGTCAGTGCTGATAAACCTCCCGAACCAGGAGAGTATTTTCGAATTTATTACCCGGGGATTACGCAGCCTACCGGCAATTCAATCAGTACGTATGTTGGAAGCAGAAGATAACGGGAGGGTGCAGCCGCACATAGACTCTCCTCCCGCCGATTGTATTTTGCAGATTGAGCCCGGGGAAGAAGGGGATCCGGGAATTGTTGCCGAATTAAATCCGGATCCTGAATTCAATGCATACCGGCCCTATTTGAATAACTTTTTCACAATGGTCCGCTTCATTATCCGGTTCAAGAAGCAGCAAGCCCAATTGGAGTGGAAAAATACCGAACTGGAGAATGCACTGGAAACAGAAAACCGTCTCCGTTCGGAGCTTATTCTCAAAGAAAAAATCCTGGGACTGAATCCTCTTTCCACAATTATTGCACACGAGATGAGTACACCCATTGGCAATATAACCACTATCAGCTCAAGCCTGAAAAGCATTACGGAAAATCTTCAAAACTCTGTATCTGAGGGTCTCTCCAAGAGTCAGCTTCTCACACGGCTTGATCAAATGGATCATGGATTTTCGGATATTCTAAAAGCTGCCAAACAGATGTCCAGACTCATATCCCGTCTTCAACATCTTATCGATGCCGGGCATGTTGAACCCTCAAGCCATTTCAATCTGCTTCAGCTATGCAGAGATGTATGTGACATGGTTGTTCACAACAACGGCTGGAAACAGCACCAAATGGAATTACAGATTGAGGAAAATCTCCACATCTGCACTGACAAAGGGGCTTTGGCACAAATTCTTGAAATATTCCTGGAAAACGCCCTGATTCACGGGTATGGAAATAATAATGCCGCAGACAACATGGCAGGCCCCATCATAATCGGAGCCGAACAGAGCGGATTAAAAGACATCAGTATTTGGGTACAAGACTTCGGAACCGGAATCGAAGCCGAAAACCTGGGAAGAGTATTCGACCCCTTTTACACCACCCGTCTGTCCCAGGGACGGGACGGTTTGGGCTTGAGCATCGCCTACCGCCTGACGACCCAGGTCCTCAGGGGGCATGTGGATGTGGAAAGCTCACCGGGATCCGGCAGCAAATTCTCCATTATTCTGCCGGGCTGCCGGGACAATTGA
- a CDS encoding MEDS domain-containing protein, giving the protein MCTVARNFDLGFGHFHGEPGLHVCQIYSDSDERLSALMKFIKGGGSIGEKISLFTDAIGTDQLRTWFSGNSMGYEADSPAVSITDPRETYFENGTFNPDTMLERLKKFYLTATEEGYPAARVIGDMLPEVETIDGGDRLTEYESRVSLLQREHPVTTVCQYDAGKFSGKTIMEILQVHPYILSGGEIIENPLFISPEDYLTRIGWSDV; this is encoded by the coding sequence ATGTGCACCGTTGCCCGCAACTTTGACCTTGGATTCGGACATTTTCACGGAGAACCGGGCCTTCATGTATGCCAGATTTATTCAGACTCCGATGAGAGACTCTCCGCATTAATGAAGTTCATAAAAGGCGGAGGCTCCATCGGAGAAAAGATTTCCCTTTTCACCGACGCCATCGGAACCGATCAGCTGAGGACCTGGTTTTCAGGGAATAGTATGGGATACGAGGCTGACAGTCCCGCTGTATCCATCACCGATCCCCGGGAGACATACTTTGAAAACGGTACCTTTAACCCGGATACCATGCTGGAGCGGCTGAAAAAGTTCTACCTCACAGCAACAGAAGAGGGGTACCCGGCGGCCAGGGTGATAGGCGATATGCTGCCGGAAGTGGAAACCATCGACGGCGGAGATCGTCTGACCGAGTATGAAAGCCGGGTCAGCCTGCTTCAGCGTGAGCACCCTGTTACCACTGTCTGCCAATACGATGCGGGAAAATTCTCCGGAAAAACCATCATGGAGATACTCCAGGTTCATCCCTATATCCTTTCCGGCGGAGAGATTATTGAAAATCCCCTGTTTATTTCACCTGAAGATTATTTAACCCGCATCGGCTGGTCCGATGTCTGA
- a CDS encoding YchJ family protein: MSQCPCGSGKTFSACCKPYLDGSAQPATAEALMRSRYTAYVQKNIDYIQSTHSPKTRDSLDMEATREWAEESQWKGLEILNTQEGGSQDSTGTVEFKAEYVQDGKPYSHHEVSSFEKSDGKWFFVDGHPARETYVRDQPKVGRNDPCPCGSGKKYKKCCGA; this comes from the coding sequence ATGTCCCAATGTCCCTGCGGAAGCGGAAAAACCTTTTCAGCGTGCTGTAAGCCTTATCTGGACGGATCGGCACAGCCCGCCACCGCCGAAGCTCTTATGCGCTCACGCTACACGGCCTATGTACAAAAGAATATTGACTACATTCAGTCAACCCACAGCCCCAAAACCCGGGACTCTCTGGATATGGAAGCAACCAGAGAATGGGCGGAAGAGTCCCAATGGAAGGGCCTGGAGATTCTCAACACACAGGAAGGCGGTTCTCAGGATTCCACAGGAACTGTGGAGTTCAAGGCCGAGTATGTGCAGGACGGGAAGCCATACAGCCATCATGAGGTAAGCAGCTTCGAAAAGTCCGACGGGAAGTGGTTCTTTGTTGATGGCCACCCTGCCAGAGAAACCTATGTACGGGATCAGCCCAAAGTGGGGCGGAATGATCCCTGCCCGTGCGGCAGCGGAAAAAAATACAAGAAGTGCTGCGGAGCCTGA
- a CDS encoding YgiQ family radical SAM protein has product MNGNSSFLPVCKEDMAGRGWDRLDFIIISGDAYVDHPSFGSAVIGRVLEAEGYRVGIIPQPDWQNTGSVKVLGKPRLAWLIAPGVIDSMVNHYTANRKPRRDDGYSPGDRAGKRPDRAAIVYTSLVKSAYKTEPSVPVILGGVEASLRRFAHYDYWSDKVRRSILTDSKADMIVYGMGEPAIIRIAASLDASGVLPEDVPGTVIKSKSPPPDAHRMLPSYARVKSDKKAYADHFAIQQANSTALNSLPLAEPQDNGWYVIQNPPAAPMKSGELDHVYELPYTREAHPMYAEQGGVPALEEVQFSLVSSRGCFGGCTFCAIGFLQGRTVTGRSHESIIREAENLVRRKDFKGYIHDLGGPTANFRHASCKVQESRGVCRDRQCLHPEPCTQLIVDHRDYTALLRKVRKIPGIKKLFIRSGLRFDYILADQNGKDFLREVCTHHVSGRLKVAPEHISEPVLHAMGKPAGHSYAEFRRLFMETNDQLGKKQYLIPYFISAHPGSGLKEAVELAEHLRDTGYIPDQVQDFYPTPGTAASCMYHTGLDPRTMKPVYVSKGGRERRLQRALLQYNKRENYHLVLEALKKAGREDLIGNGPAHLVAPPGKPVGGGTTSAQRRRRGKRSPRR; this is encoded by the coding sequence ATGAACGGGAACTCTTCGTTTCTTCCTGTATGCAAGGAAGATATGGCCGGTCGCGGCTGGGATCGGCTGGACTTTATTATTATTTCCGGGGACGCTTATGTGGACCATCCCTCCTTCGGCTCGGCGGTGATCGGCCGGGTACTGGAAGCCGAAGGCTACCGGGTCGGCATTATCCCGCAGCCGGACTGGCAGAATACCGGGAGCGTCAAGGTTCTGGGTAAACCCCGGCTGGCTTGGCTCATCGCACCCGGGGTGATCGATTCCATGGTGAACCATTACACCGCCAACCGCAAACCACGCAGGGATGACGGCTATTCCCCGGGAGACAGGGCGGGCAAGCGCCCGGACCGGGCGGCGATCGTGTACACGTCCCTGGTGAAATCCGCGTACAAAACGGAGCCTTCTGTGCCGGTAATTCTGGGAGGCGTGGAGGCCTCGCTGCGGCGATTCGCCCACTACGATTACTGGAGCGACAAGGTACGCCGCTCCATCCTCACCGACAGCAAAGCGGATATGATCGTGTACGGCATGGGCGAGCCGGCAATTATCCGGATTGCAGCATCGCTGGATGCCTCCGGAGTTCTTCCGGAAGATGTGCCGGGCACGGTGATCAAAAGCAAATCGCCTCCCCCGGACGCTCATCGGATGCTGCCGTCCTATGCCCGGGTAAAATCTGACAAAAAAGCATACGCAGACCATTTTGCCATCCAGCAGGCCAACAGCACGGCCCTGAACTCCCTCCCCCTGGCGGAACCCCAGGATAACGGCTGGTATGTAATCCAGAACCCTCCGGCCGCCCCCATGAAGAGCGGGGAGCTGGACCATGTTTACGAGCTGCCCTACACCCGGGAAGCCCATCCCATGTATGCAGAGCAGGGGGGCGTTCCCGCACTGGAGGAGGTGCAGTTCAGTCTGGTGAGCAGCCGGGGCTGCTTCGGAGGCTGCACGTTCTGCGCCATTGGATTTCTTCAGGGCAGGACGGTTACCGGCCGCAGCCACGAATCCATTATACGGGAAGCGGAAAACCTCGTCAGGCGCAAAGACTTCAAGGGCTACATCCACGACCTGGGAGGGCCCACGGCCAATTTCCGTCATGCTTCCTGCAAAGTCCAGGAAAGCCGGGGGGTGTGCCGGGACAGGCAGTGTCTCCACCCCGAGCCCTGTACCCAGCTCATTGTGGATCACAGGGACTATACGGCTTTGCTGCGGAAGGTGAGAAAAATCCCCGGAATCAAAAAACTGTTTATCCGCTCGGGCCTGCGGTTCGACTACATCCTGGCAGATCAGAACGGGAAAGATTTCCTGCGGGAGGTCTGCACCCATCACGTGAGCGGAAGGTTGAAGGTTGCCCCGGAGCATATTTCCGAACCGGTACTCCATGCCATGGGAAAGCCTGCGGGACACAGCTATGCCGAGTTTCGCAGGCTGTTTATGGAAACCAACGACCAGCTGGGGAAAAAGCAGTACCTCATCCCCTACTTCATCAGCGCTCATCCGGGAAGCGGGCTGAAGGAAGCGGTTGAGCTGGCCGAGCATCTTCGGGATACCGGGTACATTCCCGATCAGGTTCAGGATTTTTATCCCACACCGGGAACAGCCGCCAGCTGCATGTATCATACAGGGCTGGATCCCCGGACCATGAAGCCGGTGTACGTTTCAAAGGGCGGCCGGGAGCGCCGGCTGCAGAGGGCATTGCTGCAGTACAACAAAAGAGAAAACTACCATCTGGTGCTGGAGGCGCTGAAAAAAGCCGGCCGGGAAGATCTCATCGGCAACGGCCCGGCACATCTGGTTGCCCCGCCGGGCAAACCTGTGGGCGGAGGCACCACTTCGGCTCAGAGGCGAAGGCGCGGGAAGCGTTCTCCCCGGCGATAG
- a CDS encoding DUF554 domain-containing protein has product MIGTYVNVAAVVAGSLVGVILRHGLPERFKEILLQAVGLAVLFIGTSTALGGLLSGESEPLLFIISLALGGVVGELIGIDRRMNQLGDGLQKRLGEHHGRVSEAFVTASLIYCVGSMAILGSIKSGLEGDHSILYAKSILDGITSIILASSLGIGVIFSAVPVLLYQGGITLLSSFLEPWIGEAVVREISNIGGILIFAIGINLMNIREIKTANFLPALLIPPLYFLIAG; this is encoded by the coding sequence ATGATTGGAACCTATGTGAATGTTGCAGCTGTCGTTGCCGGGTCTCTGGTCGGCGTCATTCTCCGTCATGGTCTGCCTGAGAGATTCAAGGAAATTCTCCTGCAGGCGGTGGGCCTTGCAGTGCTTTTTATCGGAACCTCCACTGCGCTGGGGGGGCTGCTCAGCGGTGAGAGCGAACCCCTTCTCTTTATTATCAGTCTTGCACTGGGCGGGGTGGTTGGTGAGTTGATCGGAATCGACCGCCGGATGAATCAGCTGGGAGACGGATTGCAGAAAAGACTGGGGGAGCACCATGGCAGGGTTTCCGAAGCATTCGTCACCGCTTCCCTCATTTATTGCGTGGGCAGCATGGCCATTCTGGGTTCAATCAAAAGCGGACTGGAAGGGGATCACAGCATTCTCTATGCCAAATCCATTCTGGACGGAATAACATCCATCATTTTGGCCTCCAGTCTGGGTATCGGGGTGATATTCAGTGCGGTACCGGTTTTGCTGTATCAGGGCGGGATCACTCTGCTGTCATCCTTCCTGGAACCCTGGATCGGGGAGGCGGTTGTCCGGGAGATATCGAATATCGGAGGAATTCTGATATTCGCCATCGGCATCAACCTGATGAATATCCGTGAGATCAAAACCGCCAACTTCCTGCCGGCACTGCTCATTCCCCCGCTCTATTTTCTTATTGCGGGGTAG
- a CDS encoding NmrA family NAD(P)-binding protein, which yields MTETYFVTGATGNVGREVVKHLLANGKRVIGAKLPRENTVDAENLEYRVFDFSDESTWEHCMEGVTKVFLMRPPHISKIKRDMYPFMRFLAEKQIEQVVFLSVQGVEGNKMVPHYDVEQGCIEMNLPYTFVRPSFFMQNLTTTHLPEIRDEKRLMVPAGKGRTNFIDVRDIGEVMAKMFFDPSNIRKAYTITGQTSFSYQEIADHLTNGLGTPIRYAKPGMIRFVAYHLKRGRKLAMTLVMLALYTIVRLGKGDISTDTAEKILGRKPRTLDEFIADNRALLLGEAS from the coding sequence ATGACAGAAACATATTTTGTAACCGGAGCCACCGGTAATGTAGGCCGGGAAGTGGTAAAACATCTTTTGGCCAATGGAAAAAGGGTAATCGGGGCCAAACTTCCCCGGGAGAATACCGTGGACGCTGAAAATCTGGAGTACCGGGTTTTTGACTTTTCGGATGAAAGCACCTGGGAGCATTGCATGGAGGGGGTCACCAAAGTCTTTCTCATGAGACCTCCGCATATTTCAAAAATCAAGCGGGATATGTATCCGTTCATGCGCTTTCTGGCGGAAAAGCAGATCGAGCAGGTGGTATTTCTCTCGGTGCAGGGAGTGGAAGGAAACAAAATGGTTCCCCACTACGATGTGGAACAGGGCTGTATTGAAATGAACCTCCCCTACACCTTCGTGCGGCCCAGCTTTTTTATGCAGAACCTTACAACCACCCATCTGCCGGAAATACGGGATGAAAAACGGCTCATGGTACCCGCCGGAAAGGGCCGTACAAATTTTATTGATGTGAGAGATATCGGCGAAGTGATGGCGAAAATGTTTTTCGACCCCTCCAACATCCGAAAAGCATACACCATAACCGGACAGACCAGTTTCAGCTATCAGGAAATCGCAGACCACCTGACAAACGGCCTGGGAACCCCCATCCGCTATGCCAAACCGGGCATGATCCGATTTGTGGCATATCATCTGAAACGGGGCCGCAAACTTGCCATGACTCTTGTGATGCTGGCACTGTATACCATCGTACGGTTGGGAAAAGGAGATATCAGCACCGATACCGCAGAGAAAATTCTCGGCCGCAAACCCCGTACCCTGGATGAATTCATCGCCGACAACCGGGCATTGCTCCTGGGGGAGGCATCGTAG
- a CDS encoding alpha-amylase family protein, producing the protein MKRIIQICGQILVLLSVILIAAACASTGGDQLPPPPSAPAPDPNEDLSGLEDNKLIIYQVMTRLFGNTNNTNALHGTLEENGVGKFNDFTPEALNEIRSMGFNHIWYTGVIEHATMTDWTDYGIELDDADVIKGIAGSPYAIKDYYDVNPMLAENVDARLDEFRALIQRSHDAGLKVIIDLVGNHVARDYESDVLPGLDRGVSDLGAEDDPGLAFHRDNNFYYLQDGNFQVPSGHDPMGPSRTHPLEDGSFDESPAKATGNDVFSPSPSINDWFETVKLNYGRNFSGGSDASFDPPPSTWIKMLDIMRYWLEMGVDGFRVDMAEMVPVEFWQWSIPQVKEEFPESTFIAEIYNVQQYRPYIEQGNFDVLYDKVGLYDALVPLIKGGGSLVRLQNALRDAQGIRPNMLYFLENHDEMRIASSGFAGDPRAALPAMLMSATISSGPVMVYFGQELGVAADGPEGFGGDDNRTTIFDYWGVPEYQAWVNGGAFDGGGLTEEQKQLRERYRQILQLAGSSHAVRNGSYYELHFANKANQSDGYDQRRMFSYARISEEEALLFIFNFDDEPKDFIFKVPSTALELAGLEAADEILLTDLYSETMQQISAEELTNRTDSARGARFTLEPMEATVLRMEASE; encoded by the coding sequence ATGAAAAGGATAATACAGATATGCGGGCAGATACTTGTTCTGCTCAGTGTGATTTTAATTGCGGCGGCCTGTGCAAGTACAGGAGGCGATCAATTGCCCCCGCCCCCCAGCGCTCCGGCTCCGGATCCCAATGAGGATCTTTCCGGCCTGGAGGATAACAAGCTGATAATCTATCAGGTGATGACCAGGCTGTTCGGAAACACCAATAATACCAATGCCCTCCACGGTACCCTGGAGGAAAACGGGGTGGGGAAGTTTAACGATTTCACCCCGGAGGCCCTGAATGAAATCCGCTCAATGGGGTTTAACCATATCTGGTACACCGGGGTTATCGAACATGCCACCATGACCGATTGGACGGACTATGGTATTGAGCTTGACGATGCGGATGTAATTAAAGGGATCGCCGGTTCGCCCTATGCTATCAAGGATTATTACGATGTGAACCCGATGCTTGCGGAAAACGTGGATGCCCGGCTGGATGAGTTCCGTGCCCTCATACAGCGCAGCCACGATGCCGGATTGAAGGTGATTATCGATCTGGTGGGCAATCATGTTGCAAGGGATTACGAATCTGATGTTCTGCCCGGTCTTGACCGGGGTGTGAGCGATCTGGGAGCAGAGGATGATCCGGGATTGGCGTTTCACCGGGATAACAACTTCTACTATCTTCAGGATGGTAATTTTCAGGTGCCGTCGGGACACGATCCTATGGGCCCATCCCGCACTCATCCCCTGGAGGACGGCAGCTTTGACGAGTCTCCTGCCAAGGCCACCGGCAACGACGTTTTTTCCCCCAGCCCCAGCATCAATGACTGGTTTGAGACCGTAAAACTGAACTACGGCCGGAATTTTTCCGGCGGCTCAGATGCATCATTTGATCCGCCTCCTTCAACCTGGATTAAAATGCTGGATATTATGCGGTACTGGCTCGAAATGGGGGTGGACGGTTTTCGTGTTGATATGGCGGAGATGGTTCCTGTGGAATTCTGGCAGTGGTCCATCCCTCAGGTCAAAGAGGAGTTTCCTGAATCCACTTTCATAGCCGAGATCTACAATGTTCAGCAGTACCGTCCCTATATTGAGCAGGGCAATTTCGACGTGCTTTACGATAAGGTAGGGCTCTACGATGCCCTGGTTCCCCTCATAAAAGGCGGCGGAAGCCTGGTGCGCCTGCAGAACGCCCTGCGGGATGCCCAGGGGATTCGTCCCAACATGCTGTATTTCCTGGAAAACCATGATGAGATGAGGATTGCAAGCAGCGGTTTTGCAGGTGATCCCCGAGCGGCCCTACCGGCCATGCTGATGAGCGCAACAATTTCAAGCGGTCCGGTGATGGTGTACTTCGGTCAGGAGCTGGGTGTCGCTGCCGACGGTCCCGAAGGATTCGGCGGGGACGATAATCGAACCACCATCTTTGATTACTGGGGGGTTCCCGAGTATCAGGCCTGGGTGAACGGCGGAGCCTTCGACGGCGGCGGTTTGACAGAGGAACAGAAGCAGCTGAGAGAACGGTACCGGCAAATCCTCCAACTGGCAGGATCCAGCCATGCAGTACGCAACGGTTCATATTACGAACTGCATTTCGCCAACAAGGCGAACCAGTCCGACGGCTATGACCAGCGCCGGATGTTTTCCTATGCCAGAATCAGCGAAGAAGAAGCCCTGCTGTTCATCTTCAACTTCGACGATGAACCCAAAGACTTTATCTTCAAAGTGCCCTCCACCGCCCTGGAGCTTGCAGGACTGGAGGCTGCAGATGAAATTCTCCTCACAGATCTGTACTCTGAAACCATGCAGCAGATCAGTGCCGAAGAATTGACCAACCGGACTGATTCCGCACGGGGAGCCCGCTTCACCCTGGAGCCCATGGAGGCAACGGTGCTCCGGATGGAAGCGTCTGAATAA
- a CDS encoding branched-chain amino acid ABC transporter permease, with amino-acid sequence MDDILRILFNSLLTGSTYALAALGIALIWKTSRTTNFAQGSIGTLNAYVAGILLMSFGWNIWVVAAVSMVSAFLTGVLIDTFIIRPAAKVSPISKQIITLGLIMVIVGLIPLLFGVDPYRLPSFIPSSSVTLAGATLRYNTIFVIAVSLSLMGFLFWFIKNTRWGLAIRVTAASESTAKLMGVPTRTVTMISWASAAMMGTLAALIVAPQSSVNPNMLLDVQVSAFFAGVLGGFSTFAGPVAGSFIIAFARNFTAFYISDIWGNVIVYSLILVFLYFKPYGLFGKKIVKKV; translated from the coding sequence ATGGACGATATTCTCCGGATATTATTCAATAGTTTGTTAACCGGCAGCACATATGCCTTGGCAGCGCTGGGGATTGCGCTTATATGGAAGACCAGCAGAACCACCAACTTCGCCCAGGGATCAATAGGTACCCTGAACGCCTATGTGGCAGGTATTCTGCTGATGAGTTTCGGCTGGAACATCTGGGTGGTGGCGGCGGTTTCCATGGTGAGCGCGTTTCTCACTGGTGTGCTTATCGATACCTTTATCATCCGGCCTGCAGCAAAGGTCAGTCCGATTTCCAAGCAGATTATCACTCTGGGTCTAATTATGGTAATCGTAGGGCTCATACCGCTGCTGTTCGGGGTGGATCCCTACCGTCTTCCCAGCTTTATCCCCAGCAGCAGCGTCACCCTTGCAGGGGCAACCCTCCGTTACAACACCATTTTTGTGATTGCGGTTTCTCTGTCGCTCATGGGCTTTCTGTTTTGGTTCATAAAAAATACCCGATGGGGTCTGGCGATCCGGGTGACTGCAGCAAGTGAAAGCACTGCAAAGCTGATGGGCGTACCCACCAGGACGGTAACCATGATTTCCTGGGCCAGTGCGGCCATGATGGGAACATTGGCCGCTCTGATTGTGGCTCCCCAATCAAGCGTTAATCCCAATATGCTGCTGGACGTCCAGGTGAGTGCATTCTTTGCCGGCGTGCTTGGAGGATTTTCCACCTTTGCCGGTCCGGTGGCCGGATCATTCATCATCGCTTTTGCCAGGAACTTCACTGCATTTTATATCTCGGATATCTGGGGAAATGTGATTGTCTATTCCCTGATCCTGGTGTTCCTCTACTTCAAGCCCTACGGTTTATTCGGCAAAAAAATTGTGAAGAAGGTGTAA